In one window of Helianthus annuus cultivar XRQ/B chromosome 17, HanXRQr2.0-SUNRISE, whole genome shotgun sequence DNA:
- the LOC110923710 gene encoding kunitz trypsin inhibitor 4: protein MKITFSIIFITALSLLSATSATIYDSSGNKLLRGTSYYIVPLLRGSGGGLTVSSQSHKNACPLDITQEPFEVNNGVPFTFSPILLDAQVIREAYPVAIEADVINPCTGSTIWTVTTEKNHDHGWIDAFSDTRSEDIGGVLGLQCRLRVEAVVLRVYGGGGCTVVESVRWWRVYGGGRETVVVGVSWWRGDGGGG, encoded by the exons ATGAAGATAACTTTCTCAATCATATTCATCACCGCACTCTCACTACTCTCCGCCACTTCAGCCACAATCTATGACTCCTCTGGCAACAAACTTTTGAGGGGCACTTCTTATTATATTGTGCCCCTCCTACGTGGCTCTGGAGGTGGACTGACCGTCTCCTCCCAGAGCCACAAAAATGCATGTCCACTTGACATCACTCAAGAGCCATTCGAAGTGAACAATGGGGTTCCTTTCACCTTCAGCCCCATTCTTCTCGACGCACAAGTCATCCGTGAGGCGTATCCGGTTGCCATCGAGGCCGATGTCATCAACCCTTGCACCGGATCCACGATATGGACGGTAACGACCGAGAAAAACCATGACCACGG GTGGATTGATGCGTTTTCTGATACTAGATCTGAGGATATAGGCGGCGTACTAGGGCTTCAATGCCGGCTGAGGGTAGAGGCTGTGGTATTGAGAGTgtacggtggtggtgggtgtacGGTGGTGGAGAGTGTACGGTGGTGGAGGGTGTACGGTGGTGGAAgggagacggtggtggtgggtgtatCGTGGTGGAGgggagacggtggtggtgggtga